Proteins co-encoded in one Arachis hypogaea cultivar Tifrunner chromosome 13, arahy.Tifrunner.gnm2.J5K5, whole genome shotgun sequence genomic window:
- the LOC112791916 gene encoding uncharacterized protein produces MENTLLSKRPREEEEEDVIITTDSSKRHKPYNHILSVLESDELLVDYDSSQEDLSPLITTLQHEITASPSQHNNCNNNNNNDNNITTTTTLEEDERVESVMRHLLEASDDELGIPNSGGGPELQEAAGSSSSVEDFGEYNNGDDDNNNNMFSSSSILCGDDDGLLLWEHQDETANYYAFLHSDQLFL; encoded by the coding sequence ATGGAAAATACCTTGCTATCAAAGAGgccaagagaagaagaagaagaagatgtaaTAATAACAACAGATTCATCAAAGAGGCACAAGCCATATAATCACATACTCTCTGTTCTTGAATCAGATGAATTATTAGTAGATTATGATTCCTCACAAGAAGACCTCTCTCCTCTCATCACAACTCTCCAACACGAAATCACTGCTTCTCCCTCTCAACATAATAActgtaacaataacaataataatgataataatattactACTACAACTACTCTAGAAGAAGATGAAAGAGTTGAGAGTGTGATGAGACACCTTCTGGAAGCTTCTGATGACGAGCTTGGGATTCCAAACAGCGGTGGTGGACCTGAATTACAGGAAGCTGCAGGGTCGTCATCTTCGGTGGAGGATTTTGGTGAATATAATAATGGAGACgacgacaacaacaacaacatgttttcatcatcatcaatatTATGCGGTGATGATGATGGGTTATTATTATGGGAGCATCAAGATGAGACTGCTAACTACTATGCTTTCTTGCATTCTGATCAACTCTTTCTGTAA